A genomic window from Thermodesulfobacteriota bacterium includes:
- a CDS encoding sigma-54 dependent transcriptional regulator — MSTNITLYTQNLGLSEVIGNALSDICDFRVLTDSTGSKDSDVSLLDVDTMGVGPLNQLKKDSFVIVITQEKGARYLIESMTFGAFDCITDPINNPKLVDSVKRAIGIKTELKGEPLEFAGDVVGSSVSCAIVGDSPMLQEVCKLIGQVGRVDVPVLITGESGTGKELVAESIWKVSTRFEEPFVVLNCAAIPENLLEAELFGYEKGAFTGADTSRTGKFEEADGGIMFLDEIGDMSLSLQAKVLRVIQSGTFHRLGSSKEISVNVRLITATNKNLEELVRTGRFREDLYFRINVVKIHLPPLKERKEDIPLLMECLTRRHGSQAGKDIHGVTNEFRDQLMRYDWPGNVRELENSIRKAIAFTKTNYLTSYDLELNHSYKSIETKESPSLTDALKGSVKGMLSSEDENNVYNKIVKEAEKILLKEALNACGWNRSKAARKLGINRITLRRKLEEYDIKAP, encoded by the coding sequence TTGAGTACAAATATAACCCTTTATACACAAAATTTGGGTCTGTCTGAAGTTATTGGTAATGCTCTATCCGATATCTGTGATTTCAGGGTATTAACAGATTCTACGGGCTCAAAAGATAGCGATGTATCTCTTCTGGACGTCGATACAATGGGCGTAGGCCCTCTAAATCAATTAAAGAAAGATAGTTTTGTAATTGTAATAACCCAGGAAAAAGGAGCTCGGTATTTAATTGAGTCTATGACATTTGGTGCATTTGATTGCATTACAGATCCTATCAATAACCCTAAATTAGTTGATTCTGTAAAAAGAGCTATAGGAATTAAAACTGAATTAAAAGGGGAGCCTCTAGAATTTGCTGGCGATGTTGTCGGCAGCAGTGTTAGCTGCGCCATAGTAGGCGACTCGCCAATGCTTCAAGAGGTTTGCAAATTAATTGGGCAGGTAGGACGAGTAGACGTGCCGGTCCTAATAACGGGAGAAAGCGGAACAGGAAAAGAGCTTGTGGCTGAGTCTATTTGGAAAGTTAGCACTCGCTTCGAAGAGCCTTTTGTAGTTCTTAACTGCGCCGCCATACCTGAGAACCTTTTAGAGGCAGAGCTCTTTGGATATGAGAAGGGAGCGTTCACAGGAGCTGATACATCGAGAACAGGCAAATTTGAGGAAGCTGACGGTGGCATTATGTTCTTAGATGAAATTGGGGATATGTCTTTATCCCTTCAGGCAAAGGTTTTAAGGGTTATTCAGAGCGGTACATTTCATAGACTTGGGAGTAGTAAAGAAATATCAGTTAATGTCCGCTTAATTACAGCCACCAACAAAAATCTTGAGGAGCTGGTTCGAACAGGCAGATTCAGAGAAGATCTATATTTTAGAATAAACGTTGTAAAAATTCATTTGCCGCCTCTTAAAGAGAGAAAAGAGGATATACCTCTTCTAATGGAATGTCTCACAAGAAGACACGGCAGTCAGGCGGGAAAAGATATACATGGAGTAACTAATGAGTTTAGAGACCAGCTCATGAGATATGACTGGCCGGGGAATGTCAGAGAGCTTGAAAATTCTATAAGAAAGGCAATCGCATTTACCAAAACCAACTATCTGACTTCATACGATTTAGAACTTAACCATAGTTATAAATCTATTGAGACAAAGGAGTCTCCCTCTCTAACAGACGCACTTAAAGGATCTGTGAAAGGCATGCTGAGTTCTGAAGATGAAAACAATGTATATAATAAAATTGTAAAAGAGGCAGAAAAAATACTTTTGAAAGAGGCATTAAATGCGTGCGGATGGAACAGATCAAAAGCCGCAAGGAAATTGGGAATTAATAGGATCACCCTACGTAGAAAACTTGAAGAGTACGATATCAAAGCGCCTTAG
- the pyrE gene encoding orotate phosphoribosyltransferase: MAQSDKERLKEILLEKSILRGDFTLASGKKSNYYIDARLTTLDAEGVNLVGAIFLEEIKKDSSISAVGGPTMGADPIVGSILSLSHEQSYPLPGFLVRKEEKGHGTGKLIEGNLTPEDKVAMVEDVVTSGGSVIKAINAVRDMGADVRKLFVIVDREEGAQAKFEEMGISFYSIFKISELL; this comes from the coding sequence ATGGCTCAAAGCGATAAGGAACGTCTAAAAGAAATACTGCTCGAAAAATCTATACTCAGAGGGGATTTTACACTAGCCTCTGGAAAGAAAAGTAATTACTATATTGACGCAAGACTTACAACTCTTGATGCTGAAGGTGTAAATCTTGTTGGGGCCATTTTTTTAGAGGAGATCAAAAAAGATTCTTCTATAAGTGCTGTTGGAGGGCCCACAATGGGAGCTGATCCGATAGTAGGGTCGATTTTGTCCCTGAGTCATGAGCAGAGCTATCCTTTACCAGGTTTTTTAGTTCGCAAAGAAGAAAAGGGCCATGGCACCGGAAAACTCATTGAGGGCAACCTAACTCCAGAAGACAAAGTAGCAATGGTTGAAGATGTGGTGACAAGCGGCGGTTCAGTTATTAAGGCCATAAACGCGGTTAGAGATATGGGCGCCGATGTTAGAAAACTCTTTGTAATTGTTGACAGGGAAGAAGGTGCCCAAGCAAAATTTGAGGAAATGGGCATAAGCTTTTATTCAATATTTAAAATCAGTGAACTTCTCTAA
- a CDS encoding cytochrome c biogenesis CcdA family protein has translation MGTLVLAYIAGLVTLLSPCVLPLLPIILYGVLNEHKKGPLLLSLGLVVSFTSFGFLLATIGHSIGLSQDLLRQIAGSALVFFGIILLISPFYQKFSANASHLTGGLNNYISQIEFKGLWGQFLLGLVLGLVWAPCIGPTLGAAISLAAQGESLLLAFLTMLIFSIGTVTPLLILSRLSFPSINSWKAQITKANKYLKPTMALIFIIVGLLFLTGYVFRIEAAILELLPIGFVQFITKF, from the coding sequence ATGGGTACTTTGGTTTTAGCGTATATCGCAGGTCTGGTTACGTTATTGTCGCCTTGTGTGTTGCCGCTGCTACCCATAATACTTTATGGAGTATTAAACGAGCATAAAAAAGGTCCGCTTCTACTTTCATTAGGATTGGTTGTTTCATTCACAAGTTTCGGCTTTTTGCTTGCCACAATTGGTCATTCAATAGGCTTAAGTCAAGATTTATTAAGACAGATTGCTGGCTCCGCCTTAGTGTTTTTTGGCATAATATTGCTAATAAGTCCATTTTATCAAAAATTTTCAGCTAATGCTTCTCATTTGACTGGCGGGCTTAATAACTACATTTCTCAAATAGAGTTCAAGGGCTTATGGGGGCAGTTTCTATTAGGTTTAGTCTTGGGTCTTGTATGGGCACCTTGCATAGGGCCTACTTTAGGCGCTGCTATCTCGCTAGCAGCTCAAGGTGAAAGCCTTTTATTAGCCTTCTTAACCATGTTGATTTTTTCTATTGGAACTGTGACACCTTTACTAATTCTTTCTCGCTTGTCGTTTCCATCAATTAATAGTTGGAAAGCACAGATAACAAAAGCAAATAAATATCTTAAACCTACAATGGCACTAATATTTATCATTGTCGGATTGCTTTTCTTAACAGGTTATGTATTTAGAATTGAAGCTGCAATACTGGAGCTTCTTCCAATAGGATTTGTACAATTTATCACAAAGTTTTAA
- a CDS encoding thioredoxin family protein, translating to MIKIILDKYGVGRRKTLSNYKLLFAAFMLSFLAILGVGNESYAMNKPQSEQALSVSYSDDVFAAAQQAGKQIVIDVWKKGCSTCKAQHPTIEEAKKIYPNAVFMKINFTDQKKAVEKFKVIKQSTIIVFKGENETGRVVGETNKQKLLELISTGA from the coding sequence ATGATTAAAATTATTCTAGATAAATATGGAGTAGGCAGGAGAAAAACTTTGTCTAATTATAAACTTTTATTTGCAGCATTTATGCTAAGTTTCTTGGCAATTTTAGGAGTCGGCAATGAAAGTTATGCGATGAATAAACCTCAATCAGAACAAGCTCTATCTGTCAGCTATTCTGATGATGTATTCGCAGCAGCACAACAGGCCGGCAAACAAATAGTGATTGATGTTTGGAAAAAAGGTTGCTCAACATGTAAAGCCCAACACCCAACTATTGAAGAAGCTAAAAAGATTTACCCTAATGCTGTTTTTATGAAAATTAATTTCACAGATCAGAAAAAAGCTGTTGAGAAGTTTAAGGTAATTAAGCAAAGCACTATTATTGTTTTTAAAGGCGAGAATGAAACAGGAAGAGTGGTAGGTGAGACCAATAAACAAAAGCTACTAGAACTTATTTCCACAGGTGCTTAG